Proteins co-encoded in one Streptomyces sp. NBC_01571 genomic window:
- a CDS encoding ABC transporter ATP-binding protein, which yields MTATTKGSPARTAAPGPILELDDLGVVFTTETGEVPAVKGVSLQVRPGETLALVGESGSGKSTIALAAMGLLTGNARTTGSAVIDGTQIVGASENGLAALRGKTASMVFQEPATALDPLTRVGKQIAEVIRNHREVTSRDAAAEAVDLLRRVGIPEPEKRARAYPFQLSGGQRQRVVIAMAIANEPRLLIADEPTTALDVTVQAEILDLLRRLAVETGTGVLLVTHNMGVVADFADRVAVMYHGRIVETGPVEDVLLRPTHDYTRRLLAAVPRLSVAEAAGGTDASTSPAATRRPAAEPSVPPTGSDGPQDQPVVQLRDISVVFGRGKAAVHALDGVSFRVGPAETLGLVGESGSGKSTAARVALGLIPPTSGTVSLFGADLGRTRARARRALRAGIGVVLQDPVASLDARMTIGECIAEPLRIHRRDLSPRDRQARIAAVLDRVRLPREVARRTPRELSGGQRQRVSLARALVLEPRLLVADEPTSALDVSVQEAVLEVITELQSELGFACLFVSHDLAVVQHFAQRVVVMRAGRIEEQGSTGTTLLHPETDYTRRLLAAVPVPDPVVQRGRRAERLATLAAGRTEAQA from the coding sequence ATGACCGCCACCACCAAGGGCTCCCCCGCCCGCACCGCAGCACCCGGTCCGATCCTCGAACTCGACGACCTCGGCGTCGTCTTCACCACCGAGACCGGCGAGGTACCCGCGGTCAAGGGCGTGTCCCTCCAGGTCCGCCCGGGCGAGACGCTGGCCCTCGTCGGCGAGTCCGGCTCCGGCAAGTCGACGATCGCGCTCGCGGCGATGGGTCTGCTCACCGGGAACGCCCGTACCACCGGCAGCGCCGTCATCGACGGTACCCAGATCGTCGGCGCCTCGGAGAACGGCCTCGCGGCGCTGCGCGGCAAGACCGCGTCCATGGTGTTCCAGGAGCCGGCCACCGCGCTCGACCCGCTCACCCGCGTCGGCAAGCAGATCGCCGAGGTGATCCGCAACCACCGCGAGGTGACCTCCAGGGACGCTGCCGCCGAGGCCGTCGACCTGCTGCGCCGGGTCGGCATCCCCGAGCCGGAGAAGCGTGCCCGCGCCTACCCGTTCCAGCTCTCCGGCGGACAGCGCCAGCGGGTCGTCATCGCCATGGCCATCGCCAACGAGCCCAGGCTGCTCATCGCGGATGAGCCGACCACCGCCCTCGACGTGACCGTGCAGGCCGAGATCCTCGACCTGCTGCGTCGGCTCGCCGTCGAAACCGGCACCGGCGTGCTGCTCGTCACCCACAACATGGGCGTCGTCGCCGACTTCGCGGACCGGGTCGCCGTCATGTACCACGGGCGGATCGTCGAGACCGGGCCGGTCGAGGACGTTCTGCTGCGCCCCACCCACGACTACACGCGGCGCCTGCTGGCCGCCGTGCCCCGGCTGTCCGTCGCCGAGGCCGCGGGCGGAACCGACGCCTCGACCTCACCGGCCGCTACTCGCCGTCCGGCAGCCGAGCCCTCGGTTCCGCCCACGGGTTCCGACGGCCCCCAGGACCAACCCGTGGTCCAACTACGGGACATCAGCGTGGTGTTCGGCCGCGGCAAGGCCGCCGTGCACGCCCTCGACGGAGTGTCGTTCCGGGTCGGGCCGGCGGAGACCCTGGGCCTGGTCGGGGAGTCGGGTTCCGGCAAGTCGACCGCCGCCCGGGTCGCGCTCGGTCTGATCCCGCCCACGTCCGGCACCGTCTCCCTGTTCGGCGCCGACCTGGGCCGCACCCGCGCCCGGGCCCGCCGCGCGCTGCGGGCCGGCATCGGTGTCGTCCTCCAGGACCCCGTGGCCTCCCTCGACGCCCGGATGACCATCGGCGAGTGCATCGCCGAACCGCTCCGGATACACCGCCGCGACCTGTCCCCCAGGGACCGGCAGGCCAGGATCGCCGCCGTCCTCGACCGGGTCCGGCTGCCACGCGAAGTCGCCCGGCGCACGCCCCGCGAACTCTCCGGGGGACAGCGCCAGCGGGTCAGCCTGGCCCGCGCCCTGGTGCTGGAACCCCGGCTGCTGGTCGCGGACGAACCCACCAGCGCGCTCGACGTGAGCGTGCAGGAAGCGGTCCTGGAGGTGATCACCGAGCTCCAGAGCGAACTGGGCTTCGCCTGTCTGTTCGTCTCTCACGACCTCGCCGTCGTGCAGCACTTCGCCCAGCGCGTCGTCGTGATGCGCGCCGGCCGGATCGAGGAGCAGGGCTCCACCGGGACGACCCTGTTGCATCCGGAGACCGACTACACCCGTCGTCTGCTGGCCGCCGTGCCGGTGCCCGACCCGGTGGTGCAGCGGGGCCGCAGGGCCGAGCGCCTGGCCACCCTCGCGGCCGGCCGTACGGAGGCCCAGGCGTGA